From Brienomyrus brachyistius isolate T26 chromosome 18, BBRACH_0.4, whole genome shotgun sequence, one genomic window encodes:
- the zw10 gene encoding centromere/kinetochore protein zw10 homolog, which yields MASFVTEVLASSGKLEKEDLSSKISRLSQKVEETKDEVCDMINKRYNEFLPSLQGAEELMAQVDLVSKDIDVLKSCIENEVQQNLHVAAVEYAELKQQLEKNSTVITVLRLLQEFDEAMEHYHRALHEKKYTTAAEQLQKARGSVDSLKAWKGCELPLLRALVSELTIQRENLIYHLGNEWSKLAVWKLPPSKELSSVESFLKTELQLCGGAQEGDEGSPHRFLAGVLQALAIQGQLNHKIKVFGQVLLKYVVKPLITYPSLHVEVAEQSGQGTLLSFQLEETLAEHPSPTQVYTKVLAVLMALHEHLLDVSIGENKMSTILGDMIWEEMSDCIIRECLLYSIPANSSQLGKYSEVIKETEQFENTLKELSYLTGDSTDLLRYARNVNAHFASKKCQDVIVAARNLMTSEIHNTVKISPETKMSVPKLPNPGTGDKMKQETCKKRPALTGPPTLENEKQLGRHTLCLPVCRISESVQQLMELALSTLSEAVGSSSQCATQLFYTVRNIFQLFYDVVPTYHKENLLKFPHLAAIHHNNCMFIAHHLLTLGHQFRPHLPQPLSDGAATFVDLVPGFRRLGTECFLAQMDAQKAELLERLSTARNFANLDDAKNYSVAIKAVRQVIDQLKRLGKVWQDVLPINIYCKAMGSLLNTAITEMISKIMMLEDISTDDGDHLHTLCQTIVDEGPLVFIPLLEENKNRKCQEEVPIYVKKWMTFKELAIVLQANLQEIVDRWADSKGPLALEFTSNEVKSLIRALFQNTERRAIALTKIK from the exons ATGGCTTCCTTCGTGACGGAGGTGCTTGCCAGCTCAGGAAAGTTGGAAAAAGAAGATCTTAGTTCTAAAATAAGCAGATTGTCCCAAAAAGTGGAGGAGACTAAG GATGAGGTCTGTGACATGATCAATAAGAGGTACAATGAATTCCTACCCAGCCTGCAGGGGGCTGAGGAGCTCATGGCGCAGGTGGACTTAGTCTCCAAAGATATAGACGTTCTGAAGAGCTGCATAGAGAATGAG gtacAACAGAACCTCCATGTTGCTGCCGTGGAGTATGCAGAACTGAAGCAGCAGCTGGAGAAGAACAGTACTGTGATCACCGTGCTCAGATTGTTGCAGGAG TTTGATGAAGCCATGGAGCACTACCACAGAGCCTTGCATGAGAAGAAGTACACAACTGCTGCTGAGCAGCTTCAAAAG GCCCGAGGTTCTGTGGATTCCCTGAAGGCTTGGAAGGGCTGTGAGCTCCCCCTTCTGAGGGCCTTGGTCTCCGAACTCACTATCCAGAGGGAGAACCTCATCTACCACCTGGGGAACGAGTGGTCGAAGCTCGCTGTCTGGAAACTGCCGCCCTCCAAAG AGCTGTCTAGCGTGGAGTCCTTCCTGAAGACGGAGCTCCAGCTGTGCGGTGGGGCGCAGGAGGGGGACGAGGGCTCCCCTCACCGTTTCCTCGCCGGCGTCTTGCAGGCTCTCGCTATCCAGGGACAGCTGAACCACAAGATCAAGGTCTTTG GGCAGGTGCTTCTGAAGTACGTGGTAAAGCCGCTGATCACCTACCCTTCCCTGCACGTGGAGGTGGCAGAGCAGTCAGGCCAGGGCACCCTGCTGTCCTTCCAGCTGGAGGAGACCCTGGCAgagcacccctcccccactcagGTGTACACCAAAGTGCTAGCAGTGCTCATGGCCCTGCACGAACACTTACTGG ACGTCTCCATAGGAGAGAATAAGATGTCTACTATCCTGGGGGACATGATATGGGAGGAGATGTCAGACTGCATCATTCGTGAATGTCTCCTGTACTCCATCCCAGCAAACAGCAGCCAGCTGGGAAAGTACAGCGAA GTAATCAAGGAGACGGAGCAGTTTGAGAACACCCTGAAGGAGCTGAGCTATCTGACGGGGGATTCCACGGACCTGCTACGTTACGCCCGTAACGTCAATGCGCACTTCGCCAGCAAGAAGTGCCAGGATGTCATTGTGGCAGCACGCAACCTGATGACGTCGGAAATACACAACACCGTCAAG ATCTCCCCCGAAACCAAGATGTCTGTTCCCAAGCTGCCCAATCCGGGTACCGGGGACAAAATGAAGCAGGAGACGTGTAAGAAGAGACCCGCCCTTACCGGGCCCCCGACGCTGGAGAATGAGAAGCAGTTGGGTCGGCACACTCTGTGCTTGCCTGTGTGCCGGATCAGCGAGTCCGTCCAGCAGCTGATGGAGCTGGCCCTCAGCACGCTGTCCGAGGCCGTCGGCAGCTCCAGCCAGTG TGCTACCCAACTTTTCTACACTGTGCGAAATATTTTTCAGCTCTTCTACGATGTTGTGCCTACGTACCACAA GGAGAACTTGCTGAAGTTTCCCCATCTGGCAGCTATCCACCACAACAACTGCATGTTCATTGCTCACCACCTGCTCACGTTGGGCCACCAGTTCAGGCCCCACCTGCCCCAGCCGCTCAGCGACGGAGCTGCCACCTTCGTCGACCTGGTTCCCGGCTTCAGAAGACTGG GCACGGAGTGCTTCTTGGCCCAGATGGATGCCCAGAAAGCGGAATTGCTGGAGAGGCTGTCAACCGCCAGGAACTTTGCCAATCTGGACGACGCGAAGAACTATTCCGTAGCCATCAAGGCTGTCAGACAG GTCATAGACCAGTTGAAGAGGTTGGGCAAAGTTTGGCAAGACGTCTTGCCGATCAATATATATTGCAAAGCAATGGGCTCTCTGTTAAACACTGCCATCACTGAGATGATCAGTAAAATTATGATGCTGGAG GACATCTCGACAGACGACGGCGACCACCTGCACACGCTCTGCCAAACCATCGTTGATGAAGGACCCCTAGTGTTCATACCACTGCTTGAggaaaacaaaaacaggaagtgcCAGGAGGAGGTGCCCATCTACGTGAAGAAGTGGATGACCTTCAAGGAGCTGGCGATAGTGCTGCAGGCTAATCTCCAGGAGATTGTGGACAG GTGGGCAGATAGCAAAGGCCCCTTGGCACTGGAGTTCACCAGCAATGAGGTGAAGAGCCTCATTCGGGCTTTGTTTCAGAACACCGAACGGCGAGCGATTGCTCTTACCAAAATTAAATAA